A region from the uncultured Holophaga sp. genome encodes:
- a CDS encoding glycoside hydrolase family 19 protein — MPLTPETIAHACRCPLAAVDANWPLLVAALEERGVSEPLVQLGLAATVAVETAWTFRPINELGGAKYFNEHYDTGERARRLGNTPEADGDGALYHGRGFVQLTGRSNYRVVGQALGIDLEGHPDLALDPTQAARIMAHYWVTRHVVEACRAADWPRVRRLVNGGTNGWTEFRGCVVRLLEVLA, encoded by the coding sequence ATGCCGCTGACACCCGAGACCATCGCCCATGCCTGCCGCTGTCCGCTGGCTGCCGTGGACGCCAACTGGCCCCTCCTGGTGGCCGCACTCGAAGAGCGGGGCGTCTCTGAGCCCCTCGTGCAGTTGGGCCTGGCCGCGACGGTTGCCGTGGAGACGGCCTGGACGTTCCGGCCCATCAACGAGCTCGGTGGGGCGAAGTATTTCAACGAGCACTACGACACTGGTGAGCGTGCGAGGCGCCTTGGCAATACGCCCGAGGCCGACGGGGATGGAGCACTCTACCATGGGCGCGGCTTCGTCCAGCTCACCGGACGGTCCAACTACCGCGTTGTGGGGCAGGCCCTGGGGATCGACCTCGAGGGGCATCCGGACCTGGCCCTGGATCCCACACAAGCGGCCCGGATCATGGCCCACTACTGGGTGACCCGGCACGTTGTGGAGGCATGCAGGGCCGCCGACTGGCCCCGGGTGCGCCGCCTGGTCAATGGGGGCACCAACGGCTGGACGGAATTCCGGGGCTGTGTGGTGCGGCTGCTGGAGGTGCTCGCATGA
- a CDS encoding phage tail protein: MVWWFVVYLAVAVASALLTKAPAGAEASSLSSSDIPSPEEGAEIPIVLGTCKIDASNVTWWGAFKAVAIKVSTGGFLGIGAKKYTTGYKYYLGMQMSLSGEIDALVDIVVDSDTSLADAGVTMPSYSATGATIAVNLPDLFGGTSSSGGLQGDIDFYWGSGSQGSNDYLTDQIGEQAPGWRGVAYAVLKDFYIGTSAYPKSLAWVVRHCPVPSGLLSENANISGAANPAHAIAYILTGSQSVGCLGLSSTRLDTTAFKAAAATLYSEGIGVSMLLDSSQSASQWIQGILQVVDGVLFTDPSTGLWTFNLVRDDYDEDELLHLTRSDVSGVQIKIPSWPETVNRVAVRYTDRDAGFVTKTCQGRDTANRTIQGTDVAKTIDYAAVDNASTAQYIADRDVRQLSYPLVTGSLNCNRKAWALRPGGAFKLTHDTFGLDAMVMRVTAIRYGSLEDGKIYIEFAEDVFGAVEAVGTPAESGWSNPLVAPSVCTLQAMFEAPYACSGFRDVFLVGARADQVTQTMDTYLSTDGTTWDQGADLVPTPTGLLVSAYTAKTAALDSTVGFTVGSGVDLSRLPGESTTGSGLYRGENIAILVSSAGNEWISWKTCTSNGDGTYAFTGILRGILDTVPCDHAAGDRVWFLSEGAVLAYAGTESSTSGSSASAGANGTDGTSIIWRGDYDGTEIYEAQDAVAHAGSSWICLQECSGQTPADPSAYWDLLAEAGTDGEDGASGLQSRSTASVTTATLAASATGSVSLTLPKGCDIYAIETDYPAWVRLYSSDAARTSDASRSATTRPTAGTGIFLDEVTTSSKLKIWSSPVPKFVNPAGENTAYLSITNNASSLEAITVTITYIQTEAS; the protein is encoded by the coding sequence ATGGTCTGGTGGTTCGTCGTCTACCTTGCGGTCGCCGTTGCCTCTGCGCTGCTGACCAAGGCCCCGGCTGGGGCAGAGGCCAGCAGCCTGAGCAGCTCGGACATCCCCAGTCCGGAGGAGGGCGCCGAGATTCCCATCGTCCTGGGGACCTGCAAGATCGACGCCTCCAACGTGACCTGGTGGGGCGCATTCAAGGCCGTCGCGATCAAGGTGAGCACCGGCGGGTTCCTGGGCATCGGGGCCAAGAAATACACGACGGGATACAAGTACTACCTGGGCATGCAGATGAGCCTCAGCGGGGAGATCGACGCCCTGGTGGACATCGTCGTGGACAGTGACACCTCCCTGGCCGATGCCGGGGTCACCATGCCCTCCTACTCCGCCACAGGTGCGACCATCGCCGTCAATCTCCCGGACCTGTTCGGGGGCACCTCCTCCAGCGGAGGGTTGCAGGGCGACATCGACTTCTACTGGGGGTCCGGGTCCCAGGGCTCGAACGACTACCTCACCGACCAGATCGGGGAGCAGGCTCCCGGTTGGCGTGGGGTGGCCTATGCCGTCCTGAAGGACTTCTACATCGGGACCAGCGCCTACCCCAAGAGCCTGGCCTGGGTGGTGCGGCACTGCCCGGTGCCGTCGGGCCTCCTCTCCGAGAATGCCAATATCAGCGGGGCCGCGAATCCGGCCCATGCCATCGCCTACATCCTGACCGGGTCCCAGTCTGTGGGGTGCCTAGGGCTGAGCAGCACCCGGCTGGACACCACGGCATTCAAGGCCGCAGCAGCCACCCTCTACTCCGAGGGGATCGGCGTATCCATGCTCCTGGACTCCAGCCAGAGCGCCTCCCAGTGGATCCAGGGGATCCTGCAGGTGGTGGACGGGGTGCTGTTCACCGACCCCTCCACGGGGCTCTGGACCTTTAACCTGGTGCGGGACGACTACGATGAGGACGAGCTGCTGCACCTCACCCGCAGCGACGTGAGCGGCGTCCAGATCAAGATCCCCAGCTGGCCAGAGACGGTGAACCGGGTGGCCGTGCGCTACACCGACCGGGATGCCGGATTCGTGACCAAGACCTGCCAGGGGCGGGACACCGCGAACCGGACGATCCAGGGCACCGATGTCGCCAAGACCATCGACTATGCCGCTGTGGACAACGCCAGCACCGCCCAATACATCGCCGACCGCGACGTGCGCCAGCTCTCCTACCCGCTGGTGACGGGCTCGCTCAACTGCAACCGGAAGGCCTGGGCGCTGCGGCCGGGCGGAGCATTCAAGCTGACCCACGACACATTCGGGCTCGACGCCATGGTCATGAGGGTCACCGCGATCCGCTACGGGTCGCTGGAGGATGGGAAGATCTACATCGAGTTCGCCGAGGACGTCTTCGGGGCCGTCGAGGCGGTGGGGACGCCTGCCGAGAGCGGCTGGTCCAACCCCCTGGTGGCGCCGTCCGTCTGCACCCTCCAGGCGATGTTCGAGGCCCCCTACGCTTGCAGCGGCTTTCGGGATGTGTTCCTGGTGGGGGCCCGGGCGGACCAGGTGACCCAGACCATGGACACCTACCTGTCCACCGATGGCACCACCTGGGATCAGGGGGCCGATCTGGTGCCCACCCCCACCGGCCTGCTGGTGTCGGCCTACACCGCCAAGACCGCCGCACTGGATAGCACTGTGGGGTTCACGGTGGGCAGCGGCGTGGACCTCTCCCGCCTCCCGGGGGAGAGCACCACGGGCTCCGGACTCTACCGGGGCGAGAACATCGCCATCCTGGTCTCCAGCGCCGGGAACGAATGGATCTCCTGGAAGACCTGCACCAGCAATGGGGATGGCACCTATGCGTTCACGGGCATCCTCCGGGGCATCCTCGACACCGTCCCCTGTGACCATGCCGCAGGAGACCGGGTGTGGTTCCTGAGCGAGGGGGCGGTGCTGGCCTATGCCGGGACGGAGAGCAGCACCTCTGGCAGCAGTGCCTCGGCGGGGGCGAACGGCACGGACGGGACCAGCATCATTTGGCGCGGGGATTATGACGGAACCGAGATCTATGAGGCGCAGGATGCTGTGGCCCACGCCGGGTCCTCCTGGATCTGCCTGCAGGAGTGCTCAGGGCAGACTCCTGCGGACCCCTCAGCCTATTGGGACCTCCTGGCCGAGGCTGGAACGGATGGAGAGGACGGGGCCAGTGGGCTCCAGTCCAGGAGCACGGCCAGCGTCACCACAGCCACTCTGGCAGCCAGTGCCACGGGGTCTGTATCTCTGACCCTGCCTAAGGGCTGCGACATCTATGCGATCGAGACCGATTACCCCGCCTGGGTGCGCCTCTATTCCTCCGATGCTGCACGCACCTCGGATGCCAGCCGGAGTGCGACAACCAGGCCGACGGCTGGGACTGGCATCTTCCTGGACGAGGTCACCACCTCGTCGAAGCTCAAGATCTGGAGTTCTCCAGTGCCCAAATTCGTGAACCCCGCTGGGGAGAACACGGCCTATCTGTCCATCACCAACAATGCCAGCAGCTTGGAGGCGATCACCGTGACCATCACCTACATCCAGACGGAGGCATCGTGA
- a CDS encoding DUF2163 domain-containing protein: protein MSSFADLETSVHGGQPWEAFVFTCGVDSWRYTSHDQTLTIDGYDYEPEAITHDELGQNDEDNSQELKLQLPLDNPVVSLFQGYLPPEPVSVVIYRGHLEADDHIVHYTGTVSSPSFDGSVCELTLVPEQNALNRTVPGLNYNSQCLHQVFDDGCGLFRGDFEVIATLAGVSGRVLTAAAFGEHDDGYFTGGWVDAAGTSMTILKHIGTAITISHALDLAIGDSVVASPGCPGTESVCRSRFNNITNHLGWCRIPGINPFTNGVA, encoded by the coding sequence ATGAGCAGCTTTGCGGACCTGGAAACCAGCGTCCATGGCGGACAGCCTTGGGAGGCATTTGTCTTCACCTGCGGGGTCGATAGCTGGCGCTACACCAGCCACGACCAGACCCTCACTATTGATGGCTACGACTATGAGCCGGAGGCCATCACGCACGACGAGCTGGGGCAGAACGATGAGGACAACAGCCAGGAGCTCAAGCTCCAGCTCCCGCTGGACAACCCCGTGGTGTCGCTCTTCCAGGGGTATCTCCCCCCTGAGCCCGTCTCTGTGGTGATCTACCGTGGCCACCTCGAGGCGGATGACCACATCGTCCACTACACCGGCACCGTCAGCAGCCCTTCATTCGACGGCAGTGTCTGCGAGCTCACCCTGGTGCCGGAGCAGAACGCCCTGAACCGCACCGTCCCCGGCCTGAACTACAACAGCCAGTGCCTCCACCAGGTATTCGATGACGGCTGCGGGCTATTCCGTGGGGACTTTGAGGTGATCGCTACCCTCGCTGGGGTGTCGGGCCGGGTGCTCACGGCAGCGGCCTTCGGGGAGCATGACGACGGCTACTTCACAGGCGGATGGGTGGATGCCGCAGGCACCTCCATGACGATCCTGAAGCACATCGGTACGGCCATCACCATCTCCCATGCCCTGGATCTGGCGATCGGGGATTCGGTGGTGGCTTCCCCCGGGTGCCCAGGGACGGAGTCCGTCTGCCGGAGCCGATTCAACAACATCACCAACCACCTGGGATGGTGCCGGATCCCCGGCATCAACCCATTCACCAACGGAGTTGCCTGA